The Macaca nemestrina isolate mMacNem1 chromosome 6, mMacNem.hap1, whole genome shotgun sequence genome window below encodes:
- the LOC105483999 gene encoding leukotriene C4 synthase, which translates to MKDEVALLATVTLLGVLLQAYFSLQVISARRAFRVSPPLTTGPPEFERVYRAQVNCSEYFPLFLATLWVAGIFFHEGAAALCGLVYLFARLRYFQGYARSAQLRLAPLYASARALWLLVALAALGLLAHFLPAALRAALLGRLRTLLPWA; encoded by the exons ATGAAGGACGAGGTAGCTCTACTGGCCACCGTCACCCTCCTGGGAGTCCTGCTGCAAG cctACTTCTCCCTGCAGGTGATCTCGGCGCGCAGGGCCTTCCGCGTGTCGCCGCCGCTCACCACCGGCCCACCCGAGTTCGAGCGCGTCTACCGAGCCCA GGTGAACTGCAGCGAGTACTTCCCGCTATTCCTCGCCACGCTCTGGGTCGCCGGCATCTTCTTTCATGAAG GGGCGGCGGCGCTGTGCGGCCTGGTCTACCTGTTCGCGCGCCTCCGCTACTTCCAGGGCTACGCCCGCTCCGCGCAGCTCAG GCTGGCACCCCTGTACGCGAGCGCGCGCGCCCTCTGGCTGCTGGTGGCGCTGGCTGCGCTCGGCCTGCTCGCCCACTTCCTCCCGGCCGCGCTGCGCGCCGCGCTCCTCGGACGGCTGCGGACGTTGCTGCCGTGGGCCTGA
- the LOC105483996 gene encoding alpha-1,3-mannosyl-glycoprotein 4-beta-N-acetylglucosaminyltransferase B, whose amino-acid sequence MRLRNGTFLTLLLFCLCAFLSLSWYAALSGQKGDVVDVYQREFLALRDRLHAAEQESLKRSKELNLVLDEIKRAVSERQALRDGDGNRTWGRLTEDPRLKPWNGSHRHVLHLPTVFHHLPHLLAKESSLQPAVRVGQGRTGVSVVMGIPSVRREVHSYLTDTLHSLISELSPQEKEDSVIVVLIAETDSQYTSAVTENIKALFPTEIHSGLLEVISPSPHFYPDFSRLRESFGDPKERVRWRTKQNLDYCFLMMYAQSKGIYYVQLEDDIVAKPNYLSTMKNFALQQPSEDWMILEFSQLGFIGKMFKSLDLSLIVEFILMFYRDKPIDWLLDHILWVKVCNPEKDAKHCDRQKANLRIRFKPSLFQHVGTHSSLAGKIQKLKDKDFGKQALRKEHVNPPAEVSTSLKTYQHFTLEKAYLREDFFWAFTPAAGDFIRFRFFQPLRLERFFFRSGNIEHPEDKLFNTSVEVLPFDNPQSDKEALQEGRTATLRYPRSPDGYLQIGSFYKGVAEGEVDPAFGPLEALRLSIQTDSPVWVILSEIFLKKAD is encoded by the exons ATGAGGCTCCGCAATGGCACCTTCCTGACGCTGCTGCTCTTCTGCCTGTGCGCCTTCCTCTCGCTGTCCTGGTACGCGGCACTCAGCGGCCAGAAAG GCGACGTTGTGGACGTTTACCAGCGGGAGTTCCTGGCGCTGCGCGATCGGTTGCACGCAGCTGAGCAGGAGAGCCTCAAGCGCTCCAAGGAGCTCAACTTGGTGCTGGACGAGATCAAGAGGGCCGTGTCGGAAAGGCAGGCGCTGCGAGACGGAGACGGCAATCGCACCTGGGGCCGCCTAACAG AGGACCCCCGATTGAAGCCGTGGAACGGCTCACACCGGCACGTGCTGCACCTGCCCACCGTCTTCCACCACCTGCCACACCTGCTGGCCAAGGAGAGCAGTCTGCAGCCCGCGGTGCGCGTGGGCCAGGGCCGCACAGGAG TGTCGGTGGTGATGGGCATCCCGAGCGTGCGGCGCGAGGTGCACTCGTACCTGACTGACACTCTGCACTCGCTCATCTCCGAGCTGAGCCCGCAGGAGAAGGAGGACTCGGTCATCGTGGTGCTGATCGCTGAG ACCGACTCACAGTACACTTCGGCAGTGACAGAGAACATCAAGGCCTT GTTCCCCACAGAGATCCATTCTGGGCTCCTGGAGGTCATCTCACCCTCCCCCCACTTCTACCCTGACTTCTCCCGCCTCCGAGAGTCCTTTGGGGACCCCAAGGAGAGAGTCAG GTGGAGGACCAAACAGAACCTCGATTACTGCTTCCTCATGATGTACGCGCAGTCCAAAGGCATCTACTACGTGCAG CTGGAGGATGACATCGTGGCCAAGCCCAACTACCTGAGCACCATGAAGAACTTTGCACTGCAGCAGCCTTCAGAGGACTGGATGATCCTGGAGTTCTCCCAGCTGGGCTTCATTG GCAAGATGTTCAAGTCGCTGGACCTGAGCCTGATTGTAGAGTTCATCCTCATGTTCTACCGGGACAAGCCCATTGACTGGCTCTTGGACCATATTCTGTGGGTGAAAGTCTGCAACCCTGAGAAGGATGCG AAGCACTGTGACCGGCAGAAGGCCAACCTGCGGATCCGCTTCAAGCCGTCCCTCTTCCAGCATGTGGGCACTCACTCCTCGCTGGCTGGCAAGATCCAGAAACTGAAG GACAAGGACTTTGGAAAGCAGGCGCTGCGGAAGGAGCATGTGAACCCGCCAGCAGAGGTGAGCACGAGCCTGAAGACATACCAGCACTTCACCCTGGAGAAGGCCTACCTGCGCGAGGACTTCTTCTGGGCCTTCACCCCTGCCGCGGGGGACTTCATCCGCTTCCGCTTCTTCCAGCCCCTAAGACTGGAGCG GTTTTTCTTCCGCAGTGGGAACATCGAGCACCCGGAGGACAAGCTCTTCAACACGTCTGTGGAGGTGCTGCCCTTCGAC AACCCTCAGTCGGACAAGGAGGCCCTGCAGGAGGGCCGCACCGCCACCCTCCGGTACCCTCGGAGCCCCGACGGCTACCTCCAGATTG GCTCCTTCTACAAGGGAGTGGCAGAGGGAGAGGTGGACCCAGCCTTCGGCCCTCTGGAAGCGCTGCGCCTCTCGATCCAGACGGACTCCCCTGTGTGGGTGATTCTGAGCGAG ATCTTCCTGAAAAAGGCCGACTAA